From Enterococcus wangshanyuanii, the proteins below share one genomic window:
- a CDS encoding V-type ATP synthase subunit I yields the protein MAVNKMEKMTIIAAIEHEETILQTIQGLQMTEIKDFFHSNVDSNYLKEHFSKTILEVDDVQQKEYQKILNDIQEALIFIERFAEKPAQKSTFKRQVKTLESLEQTFDQPTIIGYLHDISKLKKQLASIETQRKELRAREKWLARWQYLDVVPKKNSSDTTTILLGSINSANQADFLTDCSRYPSIYIEEIYHSPNHAYYSLIYLNEMEETVAEIEKKYSFNEFVYPYEELPKETYQRTKESLTALVEEERLAKAELAAHRAHLEELYLAEEMVFAYIHREEAKKHLINTTYFFILQGWIPITEKHELMIALDEALPKNEIYCVFDQPTSEEIQEDIPVKLKNNALVSPFEMLTEMYSLPKYEEIDPTPIMTPFYMVFFGMMVADIGYGLLMLVGAFLAQKLVVLPRGMKRFAKFFLILSFPTIIWGFIYGSFFGAGLPKELFGITLPFPILSTTEDVNTILILSVVFGFIQLMTGLMVNGIELTKRKRYLESISESFAWQGLLVGLLIAVLSMLLFNNDGLFTAGVIVAVISALSIIAVPVIQSKSKAKGLAKGLYGLYGLTSYIGDLVSYTRLMALGISGGSIAAAFNMLVAFMPPIARFSVGILLIVALHALNLFLSLLGAYVHGARLQYVEFFGKFYTGGGRAFKPLKTEEKYVNVEKKQNK from the coding sequence ATGGCAGTCAATAAAATGGAAAAAATGACGATTATTGCAGCCATTGAGCATGAAGAAACTATTCTTCAAACAATTCAGGGGCTGCAGATGACAGAGATCAAAGATTTTTTTCATTCTAATGTAGATAGCAACTATCTTAAAGAACATTTTTCAAAAACGATACTGGAAGTTGATGATGTCCAACAGAAAGAGTATCAGAAAATATTGAATGACATTCAGGAAGCACTGATTTTTATTGAACGTTTTGCTGAAAAGCCAGCTCAAAAAAGTACGTTTAAAAGACAAGTCAAGACCTTAGAATCTCTAGAACAAACATTTGATCAGCCAACGATCATTGGTTATTTACATGACATTTCTAAATTAAAAAAGCAGCTTGCTTCTATTGAAACGCAAAGAAAAGAATTACGTGCTAGGGAAAAATGGCTTGCGCGCTGGCAGTATTTGGACGTTGTACCAAAAAAGAATTCATCAGACACAACGACGATTTTACTTGGTTCTATCAATTCAGCGAATCAAGCAGATTTTTTAACTGATTGTTCGAGATACCCCTCGATCTATATTGAAGAAATTTATCACAGCCCAAATCATGCTTATTATAGTTTGATCTATTTGAATGAAATGGAAGAAACTGTTGCTGAGATTGAAAAAAAATATAGCTTCAATGAATTTGTTTATCCGTATGAAGAATTGCCAAAGGAAACTTATCAGCGTACCAAAGAATCATTAACTGCTCTTGTTGAAGAGGAGCGGTTAGCGAAAGCTGAACTGGCAGCGCATCGTGCTCATTTAGAGGAGCTGTATTTGGCAGAAGAGATGGTTTTTGCCTATATTCATCGAGAAGAAGCGAAGAAGCATTTGATCAATACGACTTATTTTTTTATTTTACAAGGCTGGATTCCTATAACTGAGAAACATGAGCTTATGATAGCTTTGGACGAAGCTTTACCAAAAAATGAAATCTACTGCGTATTTGATCAGCCGACATCAGAAGAGATACAGGAAGATATTCCGGTGAAATTAAAAAACAATGCCCTTGTCTCACCTTTTGAAATGTTGACAGAGATGTATAGTTTACCGAAATATGAGGAGATCGATCCAACACCGATCATGACTCCTTTTTACATGGTCTTTTTTGGAATGATGGTGGCAGATATCGGTTATGGTTTATTGATGTTAGTAGGAGCTTTTCTGGCACAAAAATTAGTTGTGCTGCCAAGAGGAATGAAACGTTTTGCTAAATTCTTTCTGATCTTATCGTTTCCGACAATTATTTGGGGGTTTATCTATGGATCATTTTTCGGTGCTGGATTGCCAAAAGAGCTTTTTGGAATCACCTTGCCATTTCCGATCTTATCTACAACTGAAGATGTCAATACGATCTTGATTCTGTCTGTTGTGTTTGGTTTTATTCAATTGATGACAGGCTTGATGGTCAATGGGATCGAACTGACGAAGCGCAAACGTTATTTGGAAAGTATTAGTGAGAGTTTTGCTTGGCAGGGGCTGCTTGTGGGACTACTAATTGCAGTATTGAGTATGTTGCTATTTAATAATGATGGGTTATTTACAGCAGGTGTCATAGTGGCAGTCATCTCTGCTTTGTCGATTATCGCGGTTCCTGTGATTCAATCTAAGTCAAAAGCAAAAGGTTTGGCAAAAGGCTTATACGGTCTTTATGGCTTGACGAGCTATATCGGCGACTTAGTCAGCTATACTCGTTTAATGGCTCTTGGGATTTCGGGTGGAAGTATCGCTGCTGCATTTAATATGCTAGTCGCTTTTATGCCACCGATCGCCCGTTTTAGTGTAGGGATCTTACTGATCGTAGCCCTTCACGCGTTGAATTTATTTTTAAGCTTACTGGGTGCCTATGTTCATGGTGCGCGGTTGCAGTATGTAGAGTTTTTCGGAAAATTTTATACAGGTGGAGGACGGGCATTCAAACCACTGAAAACAGAAGAAAAATATGTAAATGTTGAGAAAAAACAAAATAAATAA
- a CDS encoding helix-turn-helix domain-containing protein, which yields MNIIETLRFFRLKLRLTQREMMSEYTDPSTYSKIESGKRALKVTELEEILEHTSINAEEFFSFATFDKKQQDFRELFYYCGAHLENKSTKQKLINYYVFLKNNKKKTLRETSNYIAIKNYFYAHWDEVEELTQAEIIDIYNSLLIKTFYVQYDYVITANLIRFFNSKQADLLLARMFPIKFEEKRDFTTKKFAYNILINLISMRLYAKDYDSAAKYIKLAKKQDKQNENYNFKLNLQYLSNLLNYILEGEPVYMERVYDFIHLLENAGDTLQAEQVKKEVKLLTHERDSEKMLKKYSVGLFKET from the coding sequence TTGAATATCATAGAAACTTTACGTTTTTTTAGACTAAAACTAAGACTTACTCAAAGAGAAATGATGTCGGAATATACAGACCCCTCAACTTATTCGAAAATAGAAAGTGGTAAACGTGCTTTAAAAGTAACTGAACTTGAAGAAATACTTGAACATACGTCAATTAATGCTGAAGAGTTTTTCAGCTTTGCTACTTTTGATAAAAAGCAGCAAGATTTTCGAGAGCTTTTTTACTATTGTGGAGCACATTTAGAAAACAAAAGTACCAAACAAAAACTAATCAACTATTATGTTTTTTTAAAGAACAACAAGAAGAAAACATTAAGAGAAACATCTAACTATATTGCTATAAAAAATTATTTTTATGCTCATTGGGATGAAGTTGAGGAGTTAACTCAAGCAGAAATAATAGATATTTATAATTCTTTACTAATAAAAACATTTTACGTTCAATATGATTATGTCATTACAGCGAACTTAATTAGATTTTTCAATTCAAAACAAGCAGATTTACTACTAGCACGAATGTTTCCCATAAAGTTTGAAGAAAAACGAGATTTTACTACGAAAAAATTTGCCTATAATATTCTCATTAATTTAATCTCAATGAGACTCTATGCAAAGGACTACGATAGCGCTGCAAAATATATTAAATTGGCAAAGAAACAAGATAAACAAAATGAAAACTATAACTTTAAATTAAACCTTCAATATTTAAGTAATCTTTTAAATTACATTCTTGAAGGTGAACCAGTATATATGGAACGAGTCTATGACTTCATACATTTATTAGAGAATGCTGGTGATACCTTACAAGCTGAACAAGTAAAAAAAGAAGTAAAGTTATTGACACATGAACGCGACAGCGAAAAAATGCTCAAAAAGTATTCCGTTGGTCTATTCAAAGAAACTTAA